TCAAGGAGAAAGGGGTTAACCCATCAGCTTAagtgaaaaggaggaaagctgaggagaTCTTCCACGGCCTGTAGCACGTATGGTCTCGTTTGGTGACCTTTCCAGGATTCTCAAAGCCAGCTCCATGCGTTTCATGCTCGACTTCAAGCGACTCCATGCTTCATAAACAAGGACAGAGCTCaccagtcacagaatcatagcatatCCCGAGTaggaagggaccccaagggaTCCCTGAGCCCTGGTCCCACACAGCACCGCCAGCCCCCACCCCACGTCAGCGCGGTGTCCCAgcactccctgagctccagcagctcagggccatgcccactgccctggggagctgtgccatgcccaccgccctctggggcacAGCCTTGCCCTCAGACCCCGCCCTCCCCTGCCGCAGCTCTGTGCCGTCCTCTCGGGCCCgtcgctgtcacagagcagagctcagcgctgccctccgctccctgtgaggagctgcagccgccatgaggcctcccctcagcctgctctgctctgggcccacCAGCCCGAGGGGCCTCAGCTGCCGCTCACACCCCCATGCCTGCAGGCCCTTCCCCACCTTTGTAGCCCTCTTTAGAAAGCTCTCTGATCATTTTATGTCCTTCTCATACTATGGAGCCCAAACCTGCATGCAGTGCTCGAGGTGAGAGTCTACCCGCTGTGCCTGCAGGAACTGACCCGCAGTCAGTTCTGGGGGAACCGAAATATTAATTGCTGTACACACCCAATGAGTAAATTAATGACTTGATTATCAACACAACCCAGTGCCATAACAGCGCCCTTGAAATTCATCTCCTCTTCTCTGAGGGTTTGCTGCCGCCAGGCCTGGGCTCTATGTAGGAAAGGCTGCCATCTCAGCACTTTGTCCAGCCGCCCATTTCTGAGCCCAGGGCAGTAACGTGGAGTGACAAACCCTGTGTCAGGCTGGATAGATTTTAACATCTGCACAAACCCAGAGCGCTGAGCATCACAGGCGGAGGGCACAGCTGAAACACACAGGTCAGGCAGGCAGGAAAACCACAGCAATGCAGCCCAATCCACCCCTACATTCAGTGAAGCTTCACATTGCCACTAACACAACTGTTCCTGAGCTCATCCCACCCACCTCCTCCAATATCTTATTGACTCATGCAGAACACAGTCCCAGCAGCCTTTTCTTACCTCCAAAAATACACCAAGAGCCTACATGTACAGCAGAGCCAGGGTACAGCACACCCAAACCCCAGCTGTCCACAGCTCAACCAAACCAGGGCTTAGAAAGCGCAAGCCCTGATGTGAATACTTCTCCAGAACGAGAAATATTCACCACCTTCCCAAAATAGGAGGGAGTTATTGGAAATCCCCACACCACAAATATATTCCAGGTCTCAAAGTGAGGTTTGGAAAACATATGCACAAGAGCCTTTGTCCAGAGAGGAATATAGGACACATTTAGGAATATTTAAGAGCAATTTGCTAGTTCTTCCCATGGATGGCATTGCTGTTATTGTATCCTCCCAGCAGCCGGTGATTCACATCCTCAGAAAGCACCATTTGGGCAATAAACCACTAACTgcctttcttccccccccccccaaacaaaaaccaaacacataCTAAAACCTTCCAGGGCAGGAAGCTGACTCCTGACAAGCACTTCCCACGTGCTCTCTGGACACTAACTCCACCAAACCAGACAGCGAAAGGAGGCTCCATCAGCCACGCGCGACATGTCAGAGCCAGGGACTTGAGAGTGAGCACAAGgcatgagctgcagcagctcctgcagcacagctccgtGCTGGGCAGAGAtcacctctgcagcagcagctgctcctccctcAGACCTACACGAGCCACCCACCCCCGCAGCAAGTCCTCCCTTCTCTGACCTCCACCTGcctgggatgctgcagagcaACCTGCCTGGGAACAGCTGTTCTTcctttggtttggaagggaacGGTCGGTGTAAGCATTCTATGTCATTATTAGATTTTAAACAGCTTTCGCAGAGTTAATCTTCATTACAGCTCCCTCGGACAGGCTGGTAAACGCTTAGCAAGCACACTGCTGTGGCCAGAGTTGTATAAATATCCAGACATACACAGATACCAGCCTGAGGATTAAATTCACCTCcggatttctttttttccccctcagagGAAGACTTGGCAAGCAGGGAAAGCCTGCCTCGTTATTTCAGGAGTTATGTGCTACCGACTTACAGAGGTGAGAAATCACAGCCTTCCCGCTGCAGAAGCTGGCGCGGGATTTTCCACAAATAAACCTTCTCAGCATGTTTTCCTGCAAGAGAAGCCAAGCTGCCATGCCATCGGCACTCAGCCTCGCCTAGCAGGCAGGCACAAATTCCTTATATTCCTTATTAAATGAACccaggaatttttcttttttttctttcggtGATGGCAGAGGTTGTCGGGGGTTTTTCGGAGCGGATTTCAGAGCAAATGTACCATcttcccagggcagccctgcacacactGCGAACAGATGGCTCGTGTAGCAGCGCGCATTAGAAGTGATCAAGCACCAGCCTCCCAGCCTGCTAATGCAGGAAGACTCAAGATGCAATAAACCCGCCCATGATTAGGTTTCCTTCTCTCTAAGCAGAACAGtgctgtctctctctctctctcatttgtGTTTTCCAGAGATCCCTTTCACCACAAAGCCCTGGTCAGGCCCGAAAAGGTCAATTTTGGGGCAAACCTGAAGAAAGCTGAAGGCCAAGCAGTCTGAGGAACACGGTGCTTCAAACCCTACAGGTGCCATCCCAGGcctctgcactgcagaaagcagccagaGGTAAAGAGCTTCTTTATCCCACTCTGAAACAGAGCATCCCAGCTGGGCTGGGCGCACACAGCACACGATGCAGAGCTCCAtgcatcccaccccatcccaggGAGGGAGCGCAGCTGTATCCACAGCACCTGCACCCCTCAGGGCACAACCCCCTCATCAACAAGCTCCCTTTCTGGGCCTCATTCTGAAgaggaggacaggctgaggtTTGAGGACCAGATAGATATCTGCAGATTAATAATCTGCAGATACTGGTGGAAAGACAGCTTTAAAACACCCTTCTGCCTCTCCGTTTTGGCAGACAGACAAGCATTAATTCTTCTCCTCATGCCTTGCCTGCCAAAGTCGTATTAGGGCttgcacacatgcacagagcTCCTTCACCCCAGGCACAGTCACAATTAATAAATTACATTAGCAGCAGCAATAGGCATATCTGCCCTTGGGAGATGCTGCTGGCCATCTCTACCCTGCCCACGGTCCTTGAGGTCACTGCAGTTTGAGACCAACTTGACCTGAACGCCCACCTCTCCTCTCCATGCTCTGCAGACGTGTGGTCAGGAGCTGATCAAAGGGAAAATAACTATGAAACCAAACCACTAAGTGGCTTTCAACTCATTTATCTACACAAGCACTAAGGAAGGGGCTTGAAGTGGCACTGAGCTGCAAGAAGCCACCTTGGAGGCTTGTGAGTGCCATACCTGCAGCTGGGCTTATCCCTTCAGCAAGGGCAACAGATGAAGACTGAGTGAAAGCAGGCTTACGGAGGAACACCCGTTGCGGAGTTGTTTCCATACACTTGCTTACCTTTTTAGGTGGTGGATCTGTACAGTTTAAGGCTGCAGGAGGACTTCTTTAGTCAAGGCGctcttagaaaaaaacaccacccaaTTCTACTCTGAAAGGCATTTCCAAAGACCGCTCATAAAAGAGCATTCAATTTCATGCAAGTACCAGCCTGTAGTGACCCAAGATGTTCCTATGCACACTGCCAACACACACACCATCATATTCACGTGGGGGTGCTTGGGAGCCACAGCACGGGGCTTTTTAGTGAGGCTATGGTCTCTCTTCAAAACCCTCACCAACCAGCATGGGAAGTTTGTGCTTTGGAGCAGAGCAAGCTCAAGCGTAGCTTTGCATTACAGCTACAGAGCAGCAAGACAAGGACTGTTCCCCATAAATCCCCAACCCAGATGATCCCAGCATGGCAGGCTGGCAGCTGAGCAACCGAGACCCCCAAATCCCCACTCTGCTTCCAGGAGGGATTTTGACCTGGAGCCACTTCTGGTAAGCTCTCTTCTACCTCTCTTCTACCTGCAGTCAAGCCtcagctccctccctgctgcaaacagctctgcagaacagctcaTTTCTCTTGATTATTTAACTAGAGGCTTCCTGGCTTTTCTCTTGCTGCCCACTGCAATAATGTGCAACTACCagacttgaaggaaaaaaaaaaataatatgaaagcTCTGGCCTGGCAGGAAACGCCAAGatgtgtttttcagtctttcagctCCAGAAATCAGCAAATCCTCTTCTTGACTCTCTGCACATCATTTCAGGCAGCTTGTTCTACATGCGTGAGGTTTTATGCCATTTCAGCCCTTGCTGTTCACCCACTGCTACTCCAGAGGTGAAAGTCAAAGACAACTGCTGAAAGATTATTTCAACCCCAACTTCATATTTAGCACAGACTGATgcaaaattttctgtttccaagaaTTACAGCTTCAGCTCTCCTTTTGTATTACAATGACTCTGCTTGCTCAGTTCCTCCCCTTTAGAAGCTGATGAAGAATGAGCCTGTCTGGAAGAACAATATTGCCAGCATATAGGCTGTTCTCAATCTTCTCAAAGAAAAGAGTCCCACAAGGTTAAAACCACTTCCCCGTACATGGTTTCGGCACCGTGCTAACAATTAACCACTACTTTCTTTGCAAATCTTGGCCAAGCTGCCCCTCCCGTTGCAGGTCCCACCTGCAGGGTGAGATGAAGCAGTGAGATCCAGCTCCTCCTAGCGTGGCTGTGCCATCGGCGCTGCTCCAGCTTCAAGATCTTGTGCAGATGAGACCTGGGGACTCGGAGACCACCGAGAAGAGCCCCCACCCTGGGGACAGACATGGAGGCAGGCTGGCTGCGCCAGCTCAGGCCGTTAGTCATCACAAACTAGAGATCTGGGAAGGCCCAGACCTCTGAACCATTTAATCCAGTGAGAATCAGTGTCATTTGCAGCCTTAGCTGGAACACGTCCATACTGAGGACACGGGTCTTGTTTTAACACCGGCCTCCCGCGCCACTGctaattttagtttttgttACTTAAGGCATGTGCTATGGACAAAGGGAGCGTGGAACAGACACCAGCTCATGAGAGGATGAGCAAGAGCAAAATGCCCCCACCACAACAACTGCTGCTGAGGGTCACAAGCGTATCACCAACTGGGTGTTGAGTGCCCCAGGAACCAGGCAAGGCTCTGAGCGCCTGTTTACCTGAGGCCTGTCAGAGCAGAAACAATTAAATGAGcggaaataatttttaaatgctgcactTCCCGACAATTACAACATTATCTCAGAAAGACCCTTACAACAACTACTTAATACAAGTATTGACCGCACACCAAGCCTGGACTGCTCCTCTGTGGGGAAGGAGCTGGCCCCCAGCGAGATgggcctgctccagcagcgCTGCCCTCACCGTGGTACACCCAGCTTCAAGGAATCGAGCCCCGGATCTTCCAATGAGGGTGAACCCCACGAGGTGAGCCGTGCTGGCCCCCCATCCCTACGATGCCCACCCCTCCAAGGATGCCAGGGAGCacctcccccagcacagctcctcagcGCCAGGCCTGGCGCCTGTGTCAGAGCTGCTCTTCCCTTTCAAAGGTTAAAGCTGTTTACCGAAAGGATTAGGAGGGAGGAGATGGTCAACTAGGAGTAAGCAGAGGGGAATCCATGTGCAATTGTCATGTAGCTGCTCCACCGTGGCGATAAATTCCTTGACGTCATGTTGGCACAGCCCCTGGAACAACCTATGGAGGCCAAGGTGAAGTCTCATGGCAGCCCACAGAGCCCCTCCCAGGGTGCAGAGTGGCAGTGCAGGatgcagaggggcagtgtggagctctgctctctgtgataGCGATGGGGCCCGAGGGGACAGCACGGAGGTGTGGCAGGGGACGGTcgggtgggggttagggaaaaaaagagggtgGTGGGACACCACTCTCCAACACAGGGTGTGGGCGGTGCTGTGTAGCCAGGAGTGGGacctggggatcctggtgggTCTCTATGAATTTGGGATTTCTTATGACCTTATCAACCCAACTTATGTGTAGGTGGAGAGGTCGTGCCCATGCCCTGCCAGCACCATACCCCAGGGCTTCAGTCTCAGCCCACAGAGATGATCTAAAGCCTAATCAGCTGCCCTATACAACCCCAGTGTGACCACAAACCAGGCTAACAACTGGGGAGACGTATAGAGGCTTTGTGCTGGCTTCCCACTGCGGAGGAACTGGCCCCAGCAGCATGGCAGGGCAAAGATTTCCTCTCTGCAAGAGTCTGAAGTTAGTTCTGGGCTACATCCTTGTCCAAAACACTGCCTCAGGATACAGCCCACAAAGCATGATTTGGGGATAAACACTGCTAGAGCAGCAGAAAGCTAAGCCATGATGCTTCAGCTCTGCAGTATGGTCAgttgttcaggaaaaaaaaagtcagttcaGCTATTTTACTACACTTTCTCTCGTTTCAAGTAAGCAGGGTCTTAAGAGCCAGATACGTCgataaaaaaacccaaagaaagaTTTCTATGTCACTGTGGAGAAGAACAATTTACGTACTTGACGCAGTAGAGTAACAGCACCAAATAAGAACTAACGAGCAAGGCTGTCCCAGCTAAACAGTGTGATTTAGGCAACATTGGAGCTGCCCTTAAAGCAAGACAAAGCATTAATTGGTTTGCGCTCATTTTTGCCTTTGCAGCAACAAGTTCAACTGAGGACATGCAATGGTGGGAGCAGGTCATGAAGCCAGCAGGGCAAGCAGGCACCAGCGTGACTGGCCAGAactgctggcagggctgtgcccaaCTGCCTGACCAGAGCCTCTGAGCAACAGAGAATTTGCCTCTGCACTGCAGGGGCTTGATCAGATACTGGGCCAGCTCATTAACTGagcgctgctcctgctgttACATCAGCTCGTTGCCCAAGACAGGGAGAAAACTTCGCAAACACGTTATGAATTTGATGCATTAGCTGAATTCAGCTGTTAAAGGATGAGAGAGGAGACGTGTTTTGGGAGGTGAAGGATGACCCAGGAATTACACCGTCCTCCAAAGGATGACAGAATCTAGGAGGTGGGGTTATATCTGTGTAGTCTCACACAGCCTCGTTACTCACCGCCTATCAGCCTATCTTATCTGCGTGGTTTCTTTAACCTGAATCATCCCCCCTGAACAAATGAGCCCTGCCCAAAGGcagctctggcactgctgcagaaggACCAGCTGTAGCATAGGCATTTCAGAAGGCATCTGAAACACCAGGCCCATGATGTCATCGTTCCCCAAGCTGTACAGATCCAACCCCTGCTATGAGGGACAGTATACACCACCccaagaaaaggaaggagatatTCAGCCAACCCAGGAACTGGTAATGAGGGtcttggcagaaaaaaaaagaaaaggaaaatgaaaggaaaagaaagaagaaacaatcaGGGTTAGTAACAGCCAGTACCTTCTGGCCAATGAACCACGGCTGAAGCAATGAAGCTTGGTATTTCCCAAAGCACACACAAACAAAGGCGTTTAAGAAGGTTCTCTAATCCTGTTGTGGATCACTTACCACAGCCCCAGGGACCATTCTATGGGTACTACTGATTTTAGGGGCAAAGGAGTGCAGATGTTACTGGAAAAATTTGTTAGAACTtattgcaaagggaaaaaaagctcaaGAAACAGCACCTCAAGAATTCAAGAGTTAAAAGGAAACCAGTaaaaagcacaaacacaagAGAAGGCACAAAGCTAATTCCAACAAGACCTTACCAGTTCTATAAATGCATTAATGAAGGCAAACAAAGTGTAGCTCTGTTAATcagcaggaaggagaacagAGAACATAACAAGACGTCCTACTCAAAGCCTTCTTTGCTTTGTACTTAAGCACTCAAGGATGACTTTCATCAAGCATTGATCTCTTAAACctttaaatctttattttccaatCCCTTCTTTGCTTGGGTCCCTTGTTAAAAAGTGCTTTTCTAAAGGTTAACTGTGGAGGGATGTTTGTTACTCCTCAGTCTGTCTCTGCAAGATAAAAGGGGACAATCTGTCACCACGGCTTTGTGGAGGTAGAACCAAGCATCCTGCTGGGGAGAGCACGGGCACACGATGCTCAGACAGGCTGCTCATGTTGGTGCCATTGTTTTATCACTGACCTTTGTGAGTCCCTATTTATGACCACAGCAGCTCATCTTTATGTCTCATTGAAAAGCAGATAGCAAGTCATCCGCCAAAAGAATAGAAGCAGTACCTCTGAGATCTCACAGCACACAGAACTGCACCCTACGGCTGTTAAGGATAACTTTCCTCACTCCAGCAAGGAAAAAGGGCTGGGGAAAGACGCCAGCATTCAGGATTTAGGGCTTTGACtgaggtgctgccagcaggCGGAGGGATGACTCAGCCTTCCAGAAACAGAAGCGGTGAAGGAAAAAGGACAGCACAAAAGATAATCAGATGTATGCCTGAGTCACTAAGAAGATAAGGATGGAGAAAAACACAAGAGCAATGGAAAGGGTGagatcaattaaaaataaataaagtcttCTTTTGAGATCCTCTAAGAGTAGAAGCAGGAGAGGAGTTGAGCAGAACAAGTGATGTTCCCTTCATTATTAATTTCTCCTGGAACAGGAGACAAGCCAAGAGAACAGGGACAGGGAGAAGCCAAGAAACAGCCGAGGAACTGGGGGTGTATGTTTCACCCTTACTACGAAGTCCAGCATGCcagaaaagcatccaggaaCCAGACATGGGATGGCCCATCCAAAGCACCATCAGATCTGCTGCCACACAAGAAGGAGAGGACACCACTCCCCAAATCAGCTGCTAAAGCCCCAAGTTGTTGTTGCTCACCATGTCCGTTGCAGTAGTAGATCCATTTTTCCCTGTTCTGTGTGGGGGTGGTGGATTTTTTCATAATAGCTTTCTCCACGATGGCACTGGGATCTTGCCTCGGTCCCTTCTTCAGAGTCCGTGAGCTATTCCTGACGCTGCAGACAACGATGACCACCAGgaccagcagcaggaagaggacGATCATCCAAGGCAAGTGTTCGTTGATATCGAAGTGCTGGTGGACGCTGGGTGGCCCTCTCCGGGGTGGCCTGTAGGGGATGCTGGACTTCTCGCCCCCGGCCACCTCCTGTGCCGGCTGCTTGCCCATTGCTTGGCTGGTGTGCTTGTGCCGGTAGCTCTGTGCCTGGCCAGCGGTGCCGGCGCTGGAGAGGCTCCCAGGGGCACCATCCGTTCCGTTGGCCGACGTTTCGTTGTAGTCAATTGTTGGCTCTGCTGTGCCATTGGACACACGCGGCACGGGAGAGGAGGTGAGATCAAAAACTGAAGAGTTCAGACCTGCAAGAGAAAAGGAGCGGTCAGCGTCACAGCACTGGAGGTGATATGGCATCACGTCTTGGCCCAAGACCTCTCTGGACATTGACTGGCCAGTGGACCAAAACCCAACGCGAGGCAATGAGAAAGTCAAGAGGTGAAATTAAAGCTCAGCTCTATAACAGATAGCTATGTTACAGAGTTAGGTTCAACATCAAGTTGACTCTTGTTGGTTAATGCTAGTGGCAGCTCCTTCACTAAGCTGAGCGATGCTCTTACTCACTCCGTTGTGTTAACACTGTGTTTGATCCAAATTCAATATTTCTTGGAAAATCTGCAGCTTCAAGGGAGCAGGATTTTCTTTCCTAGCTTATAAACGTTACCTTTAATCATGGAAAATCTTGTATTTGGGCTAGAAACACACAAGAATGCAGAGGCTTATAGTATCTCTCAATCAAACTAAAGAAGCACAAACTTATCCATGCTGCAAACAGGCATGGATGCTTCAACTCCAGAACAGGTTTCTGAAGGGACAGAAATGACCCAGCTTCTCCTGAGAGCCTCTTTCCCAACTTTATTGAGTTTTCTTACCAACAAGCAGCTCCCACGTCCCAGCCAGCCTGGTGAGaagggctgctgcagcaagaACAAGAGCCTACTCTGGAAACTTGGCTTTTCAAAATCATGTCTCATCCCAGCTGAGCCAGAGAGTGGGTGTAGCCATCTGCAAAGTGATTTTTGTCTCTGACTCGGTTACCCAAAACACTCTGACCagtatacaaactgggagaatgCTAACTTTTATCTGATTGCCTACAGCTGATATCAAAGTTCAGGGAGcacccctcccttcctctcccagtGACGCACCAACATCAAATTGAGCTTTGAGTCCCAACAAACAAGAAGTAATGGCACCTACCACTGCCAACACTTCCTCAGGGGTCAAGGGCATCAAAAGTtgtattttgttgttaaaaCACAACATTTCAGACCATGAGATGCACTGAGCACCGCCTCAAAAGGAGCCCTACAGCACCTCTACAGCCAGCCACAGCTACCGCAGCTCTGCTGAACACAGCAGCACGCTGCCCTTGGGGTCTCTGGGTGGTCTCCTTTCTGAGTACAGATAAGATAAAGACCACAGTGATCTGTCATTTCTGATTAAGGGAGAGAATGTGGAATTCAAGGCAGTTTTCCCCACCAGTGATAAATAATGGAAGTTCTAGTGGTTAAAGAAGTTCATAAGCGCAGCCTAGGTTCCTAGAGCCCTGTTCCAGCAACGGCTCCCGTTCAAGCCAATACAGGGGCACAACACAGGGTAAAAGGAACCAGGGAAAGCATAGGCTCAAAAGCAACAAACCCAGCAGGAAACCAGTCTCGTGAAGAGCAGctttcctctccttgctgggGCTTCTCTGCTGCACTTGCTCTCTGCTCCCATTTGCCACAAGCACAAAGACTTGTGACAGCACAACGCACAGATGGGAAAAGCAGCTGGGAACATGTTTAATCCAAAGAGTAGGACAGCCAGAAGTCCAGTCATCAGCAAAGGCTCGGGGAAAACATTATTAAATGTAGTTTAACACAAGCAATGGTAACCTGATGTATTCCAGAGCTGTGTTCTGGCCAAAAAGCACCACCCACACTGTGGATCAGGTTCCCCTTCGACAGCCTAAAAACAACCACGATCGAGGCAGGAATGCAACCCCGTGAGCAAAAACCACAGCTGTATCTCGTTGGAGGACATTACCTTTGGGAAGGTAAGCGGTTGGCGGAGCTTCATAGGTCTCTGCATCCGCTTCTGCATTTGATGAAGTCAAAGACGTGTTTGGAAGAGACGCCGGGGAGCCACAGACGTTGTCGCTTTCCTTCGTCCCCGGCTTTACCACCACCATGTTTTTCCCAAAGCAGTCCGTGTAGGTTTTGCACTTCATCACACTAGAAGGCACATCAGAAAAAGTACCCCGAGGGCACGGCTTGCACCTCACGTCTTCCGTCTCGGTTCCTTTCTTGCGGACGCCCCAGCCGACCGGGCACACCGTGTAAGGGACGCAGGTATCGTTAATCAGAAACGTACCCGACAGGCAAGTGCACTCGCGGTCGGTCAAGGCAGTGCAATGAGTTTTCTCAATCATTGGCAGTTCGCAGGGTTTTCTGCAGGGGTGGCATCGCTCTATGCCGTTCTCGTGCTTAGTAAAGGTCCCATCCGGACAAGGGCTGCACTCTCTTAGGGTGCTCTTCGTGCAGTGCTTGGACACGTAGGTTCCCGCGGGACATTTGTCGCAAACCAGCTCTTGGTTGGTGGCACGGTCCAGGTGGCGGTACTTGCCAGCAGGGAGGCTCACGGCGTTCTGCTCGGAGGTCAGCTTGGGCTGAGCGTCAGCAGTGC
The sequence above is drawn from the Numida meleagris isolate 19003 breed g44 Domestic line chromosome 3, NumMel1.0, whole genome shotgun sequence genome and encodes:
- the TNFRSF21 gene encoding tumor necrosis factor receptor superfamily member 21 isoform X3; this encodes MQSWSERSRGGQYAETQLLMFLGTADAQPKLTSEQNAVSLPAGKYRHLDRATNQELVCDKCPAGTYVSKHCTKSTLRECSPCPDGTFTKHENGIERCHPCRKPCELPMIEKTHCTALTDRECTCLSGTFLINDTCVPYTVCPVGWGVRKKGTETEDVRCKPCPRGTFSDVPSSVMKCKTYTDCFGKNMVVVKPGTKESDNVCGSPASLPNTSLTSSNAEADAETYEAPPTAYLPKGLNSSVFDLTSSPVPRVSNGTAEPTIDYNETSANGTDGAPGSLSSAGTAGQAQSYRHKHTSQAMGKQPAQEVAGGEKSSIPYRPPRRGPPSVHQHFDINEHLPWMIVLFLLLVLVVIVVCSVRNSSRTLKKGPRQDPSAIVEKAIMKKSTTPTQNREKWIYYCNGHGIDILKLVAAQVGSQWKDIYQFLCNASEREVAAFSNGYAADHERAYAALQHWTIRGPEASLAQLISALRQHRRNDVVEKIRGLMEDTTPVQMQPQWQMQDCSNDDGKLEGDKLALPVSPSPLSPVPAPSTKPPDAAVLTVEPSPSEKKCFFVDESEPLLRCDSTSSGSSALSRTGSFITKEKKDTVLRQVRLDPCDLQPIFDDMLHILNPEELHVIEEIPQAEDKLDRLFEIAGVKSQEASQTLLDSVYSHLPDLL